A DNA window from Deinococcus malanensis contains the following coding sequences:
- a CDS encoding 1,4-alpha-glucan branching enzyme, whose translation MSDSFLPLPLDYGHLQQMATSDLVRPDHLLGAHVATQDGVEGVRFAVWGPGAQHVSVVGDFNDWNGFENAMTRLDFGVWGTFVPGARQGQRYKYRVTSAAGQTEDKMDPYGSAYELRPATGSVVWQDAFGWTDTRWMTSRTAGFEQPVSVYEVHVGSWMRRDDGWFLNYRELAHKLGEYVTYMGYTHVELLGVMEHPFDGSWGYQVTGYYAPTSRLGTPEDFKYLVNHLHGLGIGVILDWVPGHFPTDPSGLARFDGGPLYEYADPRRGFHQDWNTFIFDYGRNEVVMFLIGSALKWLQDFHIDGLRVDAVASMLYLDFSRTEWVPNVHGGRENLEAIAFLRRLNEVTHHMSPGCMIIAEESTSFPGVTVPSPHGLGFDYKWAMGWMNDTLAYFEQDPLWRKHHHHKVTFFNVYRTSENYMLAISHDEVVHLKKSLVMKMSGDWYAQRAQYRAFLALMWTMPGKKLLFMGQEFAQSTEWDHDASLPWHLTDVPDHRGVMTLVRRLNQLYRERPDWYRGDKRDDSLYWVSADDAEHSVYAYVRRDSETGQWSLVVANLTPTYREHYRVGVPQAGEYRLLLSTDDGEYGGFGTQQPSLMANREGWHGQPHSLRLNLPPSSVLVLEYGGPAQATAPQPEENPRA comes from the coding sequence ATGAGCGACTCCTTCTTGCCTCTGCCGCTGGATTACGGTCACCTGCAGCAAATGGCGACCTCCGACCTTGTGCGGCCTGACCACCTGCTGGGTGCCCATGTCGCCACCCAGGACGGGGTCGAGGGCGTGCGCTTCGCGGTCTGGGGCCCCGGCGCGCAGCACGTCAGCGTTGTCGGTGATTTTAATGACTGGAACGGTTTTGAAAATGCCATGACCCGGCTGGACTTCGGTGTCTGGGGCACTTTCGTGCCTGGAGCGCGCCAGGGCCAGCGCTATAAGTACCGTGTCACCTCCGCAGCCGGACAGACCGAGGACAAGATGGACCCCTACGGCAGCGCTTATGAGCTCCGCCCGGCCACAGGCAGCGTCGTCTGGCAGGACGCCTTCGGGTGGACGGACACCCGCTGGATGACGTCGCGCACCGCCGGTTTCGAACAGCCGGTCAGCGTCTATGAGGTGCACGTGGGCTCGTGGATGCGGCGTGACGACGGCTGGTTCCTGAACTACCGCGAACTGGCACACAAGCTGGGCGAATACGTGACCTACATGGGCTACACGCACGTGGAACTGCTGGGCGTCATGGAGCATCCCTTCGACGGCTCATGGGGCTATCAGGTCACCGGGTACTACGCTCCGACCAGCCGTCTGGGCACTCCAGAGGATTTCAAGTATCTGGTCAACCACCTGCATGGCCTGGGCATCGGTGTGATTCTCGACTGGGTCCCCGGGCATTTCCCGACCGATCCTTCCGGGCTGGCCCGCTTCGACGGCGGGCCGCTGTACGAGTACGCCGATCCACGCCGGGGCTTTCACCAGGACTGGAATACCTTCATCTTCGACTACGGCCGCAACGAGGTTGTGATGTTCCTGATCGGTTCGGCCCTCAAATGGCTGCAGGACTTCCACATTGACGGCCTGCGGGTGGACGCGGTGGCCAGCATGCTGTATCTGGATTTCTCGCGCACTGAGTGGGTCCCGAACGTTCACGGCGGGCGCGAGAACCTGGAGGCCATCGCGTTTCTGAGGCGCCTGAACGAGGTGACGCACCACATGAGCCCGGGGTGCATGATCATCGCGGAGGAAAGTACATCATTTCCTGGCGTGACCGTGCCCTCGCCCCACGGGCTGGGATTTGATTACAAGTGGGCCATGGGCTGGATGAACGACACGCTGGCGTACTTTGAGCAGGACCCGCTGTGGCGAAAGCATCACCACCACAAGGTAACTTTCTTCAACGTGTACCGCACCAGCGAGAACTACATGCTGGCCATCAGCCACGATGAAGTCGTCCACCTCAAGAAGTCGCTGGTCATGAAGATGTCCGGTGACTGGTACGCCCAGCGCGCCCAGTACCGGGCATTCCTGGCCCTGATGTGGACCATGCCCGGCAAGAAACTGCTGTTCATGGGCCAGGAATTTGCCCAGTCCACCGAGTGGGACCATGACGCCTCCCTCCCCTGGCACCTCACGGATGTACCGGACCACCGCGGCGTGATGACCCTGGTGCGGCGGCTCAATCAGCTTTACCGGGAGCGGCCCGACTGGTACCGCGGAGACAAGCGTGACGACAGCCTGTACTGGGTCAGTGCCGACGACGCCGAGCACAGCGTGTATGCCTACGTGCGGCGCGACAGCGAGACGGGTCAGTGGAGTCTGGTGGTGGCCAATCTGACGCCCACGTACCGGGAACACTATCGGGTCGGGGTGCCGCAGGCCGGAGAGTACCGCCTGCTGCTTTCCACGGATGACGGCGAGTACGGCGGGTTCGGCACGCAGCAGCCGTCGCTGATGGCGAACCGCGAAGGGTGGCATGGCCAGCCCCACTCGCTGCGTCTCAATCTGCCGCCCAGCAGCGTTCTGGTTCTGGAGTATGGAGGCCCCGCACAAGCGACTGCCCCGCAGCCTGAGGAGAACCCCCGAGCGTGA
- the hisB gene encoding imidazoleglycerol-phosphate dehydratase HisB, translated as MSRLAAVQRTTKETDIEIRLNLDQPEFDAPVTGHGFLDHMLDALARHSRLGLSVRASGDLHIEPHHLIEDAGITLGQALSQALGDRRGIERYGSAFVPMDETLAHVVVDLSGRAHLAFEPEALEVWGNAGGMTHYHLREFLRGLCNHGGVTLHVRLLSGREAHHVIEAIVKALARALRDAVALTSDQLPSTKGSL; from the coding sequence ATGAGCCGTCTGGCCGCCGTGCAGCGCACCACCAAAGAAACCGATATTGAGATCCGCCTGAATCTCGACCAGCCGGAGTTTGACGCTCCGGTGACCGGTCATGGATTTCTGGACCACATGCTCGACGCACTGGCCCGTCATTCCCGCCTGGGGCTGAGTGTCCGGGCCAGCGGCGACCTGCATATCGAGCCGCATCACCTGATCGAGGATGCCGGCATCACCTTGGGGCAGGCCCTTTCCCAGGCGCTGGGAGACCGGCGCGGCATCGAGCGGTACGGCAGCGCCTTCGTGCCTATGGACGAAACGCTCGCTCACGTGGTCGTGGACCTGTCCGGACGCGCCCACCTTGCCTTTGAGCCCGAAGCCCTGGAGGTCTGGGGCAATGCCGGCGGCATGACGCACTATCACCTGCGTGAATTCCTGCGTGGTCTGTGCAACCACGGTGGGGTTACGCTGCATGTGCGGTTGCTTTCAGGCCGCGAGGCGCACCATGTGATCGAGGCCATCGTCAAGGCCCTGGCCCGGGCCCTGCGTGACGCGGTGGCCCTGACTTCGGATCAGCTGCCCAGCACCAAGGGGAGCCTGTGA
- a CDS encoding NAD(P)/FAD-dependent oxidoreductase: MTAHVGIIGGGIAGASVAYALARADLRVTVVDAGMHTASHVPSALINPVRGQSGGVDTRAPEGMALTWALVRDVVAQGYDVPHAQSGVVRPLPDDRTRARFERHLPGQLPHEWLAHGQRPEALTDGWAHALQLPGGGWLDGQALCQALLAASGAEVVRDRATAWEARAISLQDGGTLKADAVVWCGGSVGSTWAGEDAPHRMGTLLTLNRPASEVPLSFGAYLAPAARGGVLGATFEAPTHRWSLPCLPLLSLSWLLGKGTALSNLEHLMVTGQWTGSRLSGLQAGTDASGVWRLSGLGSKGFLLGPLLAFELAGRVQAALQSRGG, encoded by the coding sequence ATGACCGCACATGTGGGGATCATTGGCGGCGGCATTGCGGGAGCCTCAGTTGCATACGCCCTGGCCCGTGCAGATCTGCGCGTCACGGTCGTCGATGCCGGGATGCACACGGCCAGTCATGTGCCCTCCGCCCTGATCAATCCGGTGCGGGGGCAGTCAGGCGGGGTGGACACCCGTGCACCAGAAGGAATGGCGCTGACCTGGGCACTTGTGCGTGACGTGGTAGCCCAGGGATATGACGTTCCGCATGCCCAGTCAGGCGTGGTCCGCCCGCTGCCGGACGACCGCACCCGCGCCCGCTTCGAGCGCCACCTGCCAGGGCAGCTGCCCCACGAATGGCTTGCCCACGGTCAGCGCCCTGAGGCCCTCACAGACGGATGGGCACACGCGCTGCAGTTGCCGGGGGGCGGCTGGCTGGACGGGCAGGCCCTGTGCCAGGCACTTCTGGCCGCCTCCGGTGCTGAGGTGGTCCGTGACCGCGCGACGGCGTGGGAGGCGCGGGCCATCTCGCTGCAGGACGGCGGCACGCTGAAAGCAGATGCCGTGGTGTGGTGCGGGGGCTCGGTGGGCTCGACCTGGGCCGGTGAGGACGCCCCCCACCGCATGGGGACGCTGCTGACTCTGAACCGGCCAGCGTCTGAAGTGCCGCTGAGCTTCGGCGCTTACCTTGCCCCGGCTGCACGAGGAGGCGTGCTGGGCGCGACCTTCGAGGCCCCCACACACCGGTGGAGCCTTCCCTGTCTGCCGCTGCTTTCTCTGAGCTGGCTGCTGGGCAAGGGAACGGCGCTGAGCAACCTGGAACATCTCATGGTGACCGGGCAGTGGACCGGTTCACGGCTCTCTGGATTGCAGGCAGGGACAGATGCAAGCGGAGTATGGAGGCTCTCCGGACTGGGGAGCAAAGGGTTTTTGCTTGGGCCACTGCTGGCCTTCGAACTGGCGGGCAGGGTGCAGGCTGCCCTGCAGTCACGCGGCGGGTAA
- a CDS encoding isocitrate/isopropylmalate dehydrogenase family protein: MANYRICLIEGDGIGHEVIPAARRVLDAAGFSAEYVHAEAGYEYYLDHGTSVPQATYDAVENTHATLFGAATSPSGEKPAGFFGAIRHLRQKYGLYANVRPTRTRPVPGAYENVDLVIVRENTQGLYVEQERRYGDTAIADTVITKDASERIGRFAADLAMKRSKRLTVVHKSNVLPVTQGLFMNTILDHTRTVEGLNTSTMIVDNAAMQLVRNPQQFDVLVMTNMFGDILSDLAAGLVGGLGIAASGNVGDKFGIFESVHGSAPDIAGQGVANPTATILAAVQMLDHLGDHKTARRLDNAVNKVLLEGPRTRDLGGTAGTHGFTEAVIRALA; this comes from the coding sequence ATGGCGAATTACCGCATCTGTTTGATTGAAGGCGACGGCATCGGCCACGAGGTCATTCCCGCCGCGCGGCGCGTGCTTGACGCGGCCGGCTTCAGTGCCGAGTACGTCCACGCCGAGGCCGGCTACGAGTACTACCTCGACCACGGCACCAGCGTGCCCCAGGCCACCTACGACGCCGTGGAGAACACGCACGCCACGCTGTTCGGCGCCGCAACCAGCCCCAGCGGGGAGAAACCCGCCGGCTTTTTCGGCGCGATCCGTCACCTGCGCCAGAAGTATGGCCTGTATGCCAATGTCCGGCCTACCCGCACCCGCCCGGTGCCCGGGGCCTATGAAAACGTGGACCTCGTGATTGTCCGCGAGAACACCCAGGGCCTGTACGTGGAGCAGGAGCGCCGTTACGGCGACACTGCCATCGCCGACACGGTGATCACCAAAGATGCCAGCGAGCGCATCGGCCGCTTCGCCGCCGACCTGGCGATGAAGCGCAGCAAGCGCCTGACGGTGGTGCACAAGAGCAACGTGCTGCCGGTAACGCAGGGACTGTTTATGAACACCATCCTCGACCATACCCGCACGGTCGAGGGCCTGAATACCAGCACCATGATCGTGGACAACGCGGCGATGCAGCTGGTGCGTAACCCCCAGCAGTTCGACGTGCTGGTCATGACCAACATGTTCGGAGATATTCTTTCGGATCTGGCGGCAGGGCTCGTCGGCGGTCTGGGGATTGCGGCCAGCGGCAACGTGGGCGACAAGTTCGGGATCTTCGAAAGTGTGCATGGCTCGGCGCCCGATATCGCCGGTCAGGGCGTGGCCAATCCCACCGCAACGATTCTGGCTGCCGTGCAGATGCTCGACCATCTGGGCGACCACAAAACGGCACGCCGGCTGGACAATGCCGTGAACAAGGTCCTGCTCGAAGGCCCCCGGACCCGCGATCTGGGCGGCACCGCCGGGACACACGGGTTCACGGAGGCTGTGATCCGGGCGCTGGCCTGA
- the mnmD gene encoding tRNA (5-methylaminomethyl-2-thiouridine)(34)-methyltransferase MnmD: protein MPEPDSSILETPDGSRTAYNARFGEAYGSRHGAAAQARHVFVEGSGTYRHPAPRVLEVGFGVGVNFRATLAQTAGREAALDYLAYEFDPAPVDILQSVAAGQEGTDHPAWQGLIDLWPQPPVEVNAGGARVQVVIGNVLTASLPEDWATALYLDGFSPTRNPEVWTPEFAARLSRTLAPGGVLATYSAAGHVRRALQAAGLEVERRPGAPGKRECLRAVRTA, encoded by the coding sequence ATGCCCGAGCCTGATTCGTCCATCCTGGAGACCCCTGACGGTTCACGCACCGCCTACAATGCCCGTTTTGGCGAGGCGTACGGTTCGCGCCACGGCGCGGCGGCTCAGGCCCGCCACGTGTTCGTGGAAGGCAGCGGTACCTACCGGCATCCGGCGCCCCGGGTCCTGGAGGTGGGGTTTGGGGTCGGAGTTAACTTCCGGGCGACGCTGGCGCAGACGGCCGGGCGGGAAGCGGCGCTGGACTATCTGGCCTATGAATTTGATCCAGCCCCGGTCGACATCCTGCAATCCGTAGCCGCTGGCCAGGAGGGAACAGACCACCCCGCCTGGCAGGGCCTTATAGACCTCTGGCCTCAGCCTCCAGTGGAGGTGAATGCCGGGGGCGCACGCGTTCAGGTGGTGATAGGAAACGTCCTGACAGCGAGCCTGCCGGAAGACTGGGCCACCGCGCTGTACCTGGACGGCTTTTCCCCCACCCGCAACCCGGAGGTCTGGACGCCGGAGTTTGCCGCCCGGCTATCGCGCACCCTGGCCCCTGGCGGGGTTCTGGCCACCTACAGCGCGGCCGGGCATGTGCGGCGTGCACTTCAGGCGGCAGGACTGGAGGTCGAGCGGCGCCCGGGCGCTCCGGGCAAGCGGGAATGCCTGCGCGCTGTCCGGACCGCATGA
- a CDS encoding nitroreductase family protein, whose translation MTYRTPEEVRAFYDAHRTVRQYVTSGDGTPLPLPPAHLDVILHAAQRAPTDATAQLYSLIHLTDPEVRAQAAALTTNAHIATASEAFVVCADVRRTRRVLEASGRTPGYWPAVAVHFGIGDAVMAGTNLLTAAEMLGYQGCWIGGVLNGIDGLLDLLRLPEGVLPFAALTIGTPAEEAPYRPRVPRPLVVHTDTYHDPNHDELQDAVAIMNPIASRGGHPGDWVRLLGAYFAQDGGMEKREPHLVAALRRQGMWSGEQAVGTP comes from the coding sequence ATGACCTACCGCACCCCTGAGGAAGTCCGGGCCTTCTACGACGCACACCGCACCGTGCGCCAGTACGTCACATCTGGCGACGGTACGCCGCTTCCCTTGCCCCCAGCGCACCTCGACGTGATTCTGCACGCCGCGCAACGGGCCCCGACCGACGCGACGGCCCAGCTGTATTCGCTGATTCATCTGACGGATCCTGAGGTCCGCGCCCAGGCCGCCGCCCTGACCACCAATGCCCACATTGCCACGGCGTCCGAAGCCTTTGTGGTCTGCGCCGACGTGCGCCGCACCCGGCGGGTGCTGGAAGCTTCCGGGCGCACACCGGGGTACTGGCCCGCCGTGGCCGTACATTTCGGCATAGGAGACGCTGTGATGGCCGGCACCAACCTGCTGACGGCCGCCGAGATGCTGGGCTATCAGGGCTGCTGGATTGGCGGCGTTCTGAATGGCATCGATGGCCTGCTTGACCTGCTGCGTCTACCTGAGGGCGTGCTTCCCTTCGCGGCGCTGACCATAGGCACGCCAGCAGAGGAAGCGCCGTACCGTCCACGCGTGCCGCGTCCGCTGGTCGTGCACACGGATACTTATCACGACCCGAATCACGATGAACTCCAGGACGCGGTTGCCATCATGAACCCCATCGCTTCCCGGGGGGGGCACCCGGGCGACTGGGTGCGGTTGCTGGGCGCCTACTTCGCCCAGGACGGCGGCATGGAAAAGCGCGAGCCTCACCTGGTCGCCGCGCTGCGCCGTCAGGGCATGTGGTCAGGGGAGCAGGCCGTCGGAACTCCCTAG
- the hisH gene encoding imidazole glycerol phosphate synthase subunit HisH, with protein sequence MNLRSEVLLLDYGGGNVRSAAKALERAGMEVRVSADPADVPHAPAVVVPGQGHFRQVMEAFEHSGFHAPVMQAAQAGTPLLGICVGMQMLLTGSEEAPGMPGLNLVPGTVRRFEAVPERKVPQMGWNSLDKVGDSPLLRDLACPAYAYFVHSYYVPLEVEVDAGAISEYGVPFWSAFSQGNIHATQFHPEKSGAVGLAILERFRLHVLAG encoded by the coding sequence GTGAACCTCCGGTCTGAGGTGCTGCTGCTGGATTACGGCGGCGGGAACGTCCGGAGCGCGGCCAAGGCCCTGGAACGCGCCGGGATGGAGGTGCGTGTCAGCGCGGACCCGGCAGATGTGCCGCACGCGCCCGCTGTCGTGGTTCCGGGTCAGGGCCACTTCCGTCAGGTGATGGAAGCCTTCGAGCACAGCGGATTCCATGCACCCGTCATGCAGGCCGCACAGGCGGGGACGCCGCTGCTGGGGATCTGCGTGGGGATGCAGATGCTGCTGACCGGATCAGAGGAGGCCCCCGGCATGCCTGGACTGAACCTGGTTCCAGGCACCGTGCGCCGGTTCGAGGCGGTGCCCGAACGCAAGGTGCCGCAGATGGGTTGGAACAGCCTGGACAAGGTCGGTGACAGCCCCCTGCTGAGGGACCTCGCCTGTCCGGCCTACGCCTACTTCGTGCATTCCTATTACGTACCGCTGGAGGTCGAGGTGGACGCCGGTGCCATTTCCGAGTACGGCGTACCGTTCTGGTCCGCCTTCAGCCAGGGCAATATTCACGCCACACAGTTTCACCCCGAGAAAAGCGGAGCAGTGGGGCTGGCCATTCTGGAACGTTTCCGCCTCCACGTGCTGGCGGGCTGA
- a CDS encoding DUF1990 domain-containing protein, with protein sequence MTRTRPPLHEQQRARLEAYAQARPNFDDTRLHEYTAESGWRVDDYEQELPAEPPGDPLPNGSFRAAQQVLRNYSFPPPDLITGVFVPETPLEQRVMVLRGRFLIFTFWFGVRIGRVVNETRALPDGSREAVWGYNYHTLEGHFERGQIEFTVHKHLGTGRVMFRIHAVSQTGHISNLFYRVGFRLFGRFLQRRFSFQSMRRVRKQVSDMLLTGASTPLEPSPPVQAVSKSDVPDQVVESVEGSPKGAAKET encoded by the coding sequence ATGACACGCACCCGTCCTCCTCTGCACGAGCAGCAGCGGGCCCGGCTGGAGGCCTATGCTCAGGCCAGGCCCAATTTTGATGACACCCGCCTGCACGAATACACTGCCGAAAGCGGCTGGCGCGTTGACGACTATGAGCAGGAACTGCCCGCCGAGCCTCCTGGCGATCCGTTGCCGAACGGCTCGTTCCGTGCCGCCCAGCAGGTTCTGCGCAACTACAGTTTTCCGCCGCCGGACCTGATCACCGGGGTCTTCGTGCCGGAAACTCCGCTCGAACAGCGGGTCATGGTGCTGCGTGGCCGCTTCCTGATCTTTACCTTCTGGTTCGGGGTGCGGATCGGCAGGGTGGTCAACGAGACTCGCGCCCTGCCCGACGGCAGCCGCGAGGCCGTCTGGGGCTACAACTACCACACCCTGGAAGGGCACTTCGAGCGCGGACAGATCGAATTTACGGTTCACAAGCACCTGGGCACGGGCCGGGTGATGTTTCGTATCCACGCCGTCTCTCAGACCGGCCACATCAGCAACCTGTTCTACCGGGTGGGGTTCCGTCTGTTCGGGCGGTTCCTGCAGCGCCGCTTCTCCTTTCAGTCCATGCGGCGGGTGCGCAAGCAGGTCAGCGACATGCTGCTGACCGGTGCGAGTACACCGCTGGAACCTTCGCCCCCGGTCCAGGCTGTCAGCAAGTCAGACGTGCCCGATCAGGTCGTGGAGAGCGTCGAGGGTTCGCCGAAGGGGGCTGCTAAAGAGACCTAG
- a CDS encoding threonine aldolase family protein, whose protein sequence is MTSSVSVLADFRSDTVTTPTPEMRQAMAQAAVGDDVYGEDPTVNALQAELARITGFEAGLFMPSGTMTNQVAIALHTRRGEEVVCAEGSHIYEWELGMMAAFSGVVPRFVPAPLGVPDPEDVRLAIRRSIHQSPTGMISLENTHNKAGGTIIPLDVLAAIRGVAQEEGLPLHLDGARVFNAAAALDVPLREITRHFDTVSICLSKGLGAPVGSVLLGSAAHMKQAHRYRKMMGGGMRQAGVLAAAALVAVRDGPTRLAQDHRRTQQLAQALVDAGLNVDLQAVQTNIIYARMPQAQACVDAWAAKGVLASALGPNSVRFVLHHQVTDDGLETAIRVLTA, encoded by the coding sequence ATGACTTCGTCCGTTTCTGTTCTGGCCGACTTCCGTTCCGATACCGTGACCACTCCGACTCCCGAGATGCGTCAGGCCATGGCCCAGGCGGCCGTCGGAGACGATGTCTATGGCGAGGACCCGACCGTCAATGCCCTTCAGGCCGAACTGGCGCGTATTACTGGATTCGAGGCCGGACTGTTCATGCCGTCGGGCACCATGACCAATCAGGTGGCCATTGCGCTGCACACCCGGCGCGGCGAGGAAGTCGTGTGCGCCGAGGGCAGCCATATTTACGAGTGGGAACTGGGCATGATGGCCGCATTCAGCGGAGTGGTGCCGCGTTTCGTGCCGGCTCCGCTGGGAGTCCCGGACCCGGAGGACGTGCGCCTGGCCATCCGGCGCAGCATTCACCAGTCGCCCACCGGAATGATCAGCCTGGAAAACACCCACAACAAGGCGGGCGGCACCATTATCCCGCTTGACGTGCTGGCGGCCATTCGTGGAGTGGCGCAGGAGGAAGGACTGCCGCTGCACCTGGACGGCGCCCGGGTCTTCAACGCCGCTGCCGCACTCGACGTGCCCCTGCGGGAGATCACCCGGCACTTCGATACGGTCAGCATCTGCCTCAGCAAGGGGCTCGGCGCCCCGGTGGGCAGCGTCCTGCTGGGCAGTGCGGCGCACATGAAGCAGGCTCACCGCTACCGCAAGATGATGGGCGGCGGGATGCGTCAGGCGGGTGTGCTGGCGGCCGCCGCCCTGGTGGCGGTGCGTGACGGGCCCACCCGGCTGGCCCAGGACCACCGGCGCACCCAGCAACTGGCGCAGGCACTGGTGGACGCCGGCTTGAATGTGGACCTGCAGGCGGTCCAGACCAACATCATCTATGCCCGCATGCCACAGGCCCAGGCCTGCGTGGATGCCTGGGCAGCCAAGGGGGTGCTAGCCAGCGCCCTGGGCCCTAACAGTGTGCGTTTCGTGCTGCACCATCAGGTGACTGACGACGGTCTGGAGACAGCTATCCGGGTCCTGACCGCCTGA
- a CDS encoding branched-chain amino acid aminotransferase, producing MRDVNIDWANLGFSYIRTDLRFLSHWKDGAWDEGQLTEDNVLHIAEGSTALHYGQQCFEGLKAYRSQDGSINLFRPDQNAARMQMSCERLLMPAPSTEMFIEACRQVVKANEHFLPPFGTGGSLYLRPFVIGVGDNIGVRTAPEFIFSVFCVPVGPYFKGGLTPHNFIVSEFDRAAPNGTGAAKVGGNYAASLLPGAQAKDAQAQGRHFADAIYLDPATHTKIEEVGAANLFAITKDGRTFVTPKSPSILPSITKYSLLHIAEHRLGLNVEEGDVYISRLDQYGEAGACGTAAVITPIGGIQHGDQFHVFHSETETGPVTRRLYDELTGIQFGTVEAPEGWIVKV from the coding sequence ATGCGTGACGTGAACATCGACTGGGCGAACCTGGGCTTCAGCTACATCCGAACCGACCTGCGCTTTCTGTCTCACTGGAAAGATGGCGCCTGGGACGAGGGGCAGCTGACCGAGGACAACGTCCTGCACATTGCCGAGGGCTCGACGGCCCTGCACTACGGCCAGCAGTGCTTCGAGGGCCTCAAGGCGTACCGCTCCCAGGACGGCAGCATCAACCTGTTCCGCCCCGATCAGAACGCCGCGCGAATGCAGATGAGCTGCGAGCGCCTGCTGATGCCCGCGCCTTCCACCGAGATGTTCATCGAGGCCTGCCGTCAGGTCGTCAAGGCCAACGAGCACTTCCTGCCTCCCTTCGGCACAGGCGGCAGCCTGTATCTGCGTCCCTTTGTGATCGGCGTGGGCGACAACATCGGTGTGCGCACGGCCCCCGAGTTCATCTTCAGCGTGTTCTGCGTGCCGGTGGGCCCCTATTTCAAGGGCGGACTGACTCCGCACAACTTCATCGTCTCGGAATTTGACCGGGCCGCGCCCAACGGCACCGGCGCCGCCAAGGTCGGAGGCAACTACGCCGCCAGCCTGCTGCCCGGTGCACAGGCCAAGGATGCACAGGCGCAGGGCCGCCACTTTGCCGACGCCATCTACCTTGACCCGGCCACCCATACCAAGATTGAGGAGGTTGGGGCCGCCAACCTGTTTGCCATCACGAAGGATGGCCGGACCTTCGTCACGCCCAAGTCCCCCAGCATTCTGCCCAGCATCACCAAGTACAGCCTGCTGCACATCGCCGAGCACCGGCTTGGCCTGAATGTCGAGGAAGGCGACGTGTACATCAGCCGGCTTGACCAGTACGGCGAGGCCGGTGCCTGCGGGACTGCGGCTGTCATCACCCCTATCGGCGGCATTCAGCATGGCGACCAGTTCCACGTGTTCCACAGCGAGACCGAAACAGGTCCGGTGACGCGACGCCTGTACGATGAACTGACGGGTATCCAGTTCGGGACAGTCGAAGCTCCAGAGGGCTGGATCGTCAAGGTCTGA
- a CDS encoding DUF1990 family protein, with the protein MRKPVQREDDGRGALLERRYWVEVQKPAMSAEDLMLDIQRNLPEYAPELLAGFEKTVGLEDALRRGDEYHIRILGPWNGEVRVVAVSDTSFELVTLEDHPEAGKIRFAITPHEHFEDAFHFEICSLARSRDGLVALSYDALGKRVQQTVWTTFCERVAQRSGGQKIGEVQVRTVSETDFEAEDGTGGTP; encoded by the coding sequence ATGCGCAAACCGGTCCAGCGTGAGGACGACGGCCGCGGGGCCCTGCTAGAGCGCCGCTACTGGGTAGAGGTTCAGAAGCCGGCAATGTCGGCCGAGGACCTGATGCTCGACATCCAGCGGAACCTGCCAGAGTACGCTCCCGAACTGCTGGCCGGTTTCGAAAAGACGGTCGGACTTGAAGATGCCCTGCGGCGCGGCGACGAGTATCACATCCGCATTCTGGGACCCTGGAACGGTGAGGTCCGCGTGGTAGCGGTCAGCGACACCTCGTTTGAACTGGTCACGCTCGAGGACCACCCCGAGGCTGGAAAAATCCGCTTTGCCATCACGCCGCACGAACACTTCGAGGACGCCTTCCACTTTGAAATCTGCTCACTGGCGAGGTCGCGGGACGGTCTGGTGGCCCTCAGCTACGACGCCCTGGGGAAACGTGTGCAGCAAACGGTCTGGACCACGTTCTGCGAGCGTGTGGCGCAGCGCAGTGGCGGCCAGAAAATCGGTGAGGTGCAGGTGCGGACCGTCAGCGAGACCGACTTTGAGGCTGAAGACGGGACCGGAGGCACCCCATGA